A genomic region of Candidatus Brocadiaceae bacterium contains the following coding sequences:
- the tuf gene encoding elongation factor Tu, which yields MAKEIFKRTKPHVNVGTIGHVDHGKTTLTSAITQYLSKRGLAESRSFDSIDNAPEERERGITIQTQHVEYQTENRHYAHVDCPGHRDYIKNMITGAAQMDGAILVVSAADGPMPQTKEHVLLARQVNVPAIVVFLNKVDQLDDPELLELVELEVRDILNAYQFPGDDIPFVAGSALKAMEQPDDEEATRCISELMKALDEYVPEPVRPVDQPFLMPVEDVFSIKGRGTVGTGRIERGVVRVGDDVEIVGLTSEVRKTVVTGVEMFRKTLDSGQAGDNVGVLLRGVEKDELSRGEVLAKPGSITPHTKFEANVYVLTAEEGGRHKPFFPGYRPQFYFRTTDVTGSISLPEGVDMVIPGDNVTLEVELITPIAMEEQLRFAIREGGNTVGAGVVTKVLQ from the coding sequence ATGGCCAAGGAGATCTTCAAGCGAACGAAGCCCCACGTCAACGTCGGGACCATCGGCCACGTTGACCACGGGAAGACCACCCTGACCTCGGCGATCACGCAGTATCTGAGCAAGAGGGGGCTGGCCGAATCCCGCAGCTTCGACAGCATCGACAACGCTCCGGAAGAGCGCGAGCGCGGCATCACCATCCAGACGCAGCACGTCGAGTACCAGACCGAGAACCGCCACTACGCCCATGTCGACTGCCCCGGGCACCGTGACTACATCAAGAACATGATCACGGGCGCCGCGCAGATGGACGGCGCGATCCTGGTGGTCAGCGCCGCCGACGGCCCGATGCCCCAGACCAAGGAGCACGTGCTGCTGGCGCGCCAGGTGAATGTGCCCGCCATCGTCGTTTTCCTCAACAAGGTGGACCAGCTTGACGACCCCGAGCTGCTGGAGCTGGTCGAGCTGGAAGTGCGCGACATCCTCAACGCCTACCAGTTCCCGGGCGACGACATCCCGTTCGTGGCCGGCTCGGCCCTGAAGGCCATGGAACAGCCGGACGACGAAGAGGCCACGCGCTGCATCAGCGAGCTGATGAAGGCCCTGGACGAGTACGTCCCGGAGCCGGTCCGGCCGGTCGACCAGCCGTTCCTGATGCCCGTCGAGGACGTCTTCAGCATCAAGGGGCGCGGCACGGTGGGCACGGGGCGCATCGAGCGCGGCGTGGTTCGCGTGGGCGACGACGTCGAGATCGTCGGCCTGACCAGCGAGGTGCGCAAGACGGTTGTCACCGGCGTCGAGATGTTCCGCAAGACCCTCGATTCGGGCCAGGCGGGCGACAACGTCGGCGTGCTCCTGCGCGGCGTCGAGAAGGACGAACTCTCGCGCGGCGAGGTGCTGGCCAAGCCCGGCTCGATCACGCCGCACACGAAGTTCGAGGCGAACGTCTACGTGCTGACGGCCGAGGAAGGCGGGCGCCACAAGCCCTTCTTCCCGGGCTACCGCCCGCAGTTCTACTTCCGGACGACCGACGTGACCGGCAGCATCTCCCTGCCGGAAGGCGTGGACATGGTCATCCCCGGCGACAACGTGACGCTCGAGGTGGAGCTGATCACGCCGATCGCCATGGAAGAGCAGCTCCGGTTCGCCATCCGCGAGGGCGGCAACACGGTCGGGGCGGGCGTTGTGACCAAGGTCCTCCAGTAG
- the rplL gene encoding 50S ribosomal protein L7/L12, translated as MSDATEATATAECPAKVQEVLDRISEFTLLELSELVSAFEKRFGITAAAPVAMAAMAPGAAAAEAEEDAEPSSFKVVLKGFGDNKIQVIKAVRAVTNLMLKEAKAVVEEVPSTLKEGLSKEEAEKCVASLVEAGAEAEIQPE; from the coding sequence ATGTCGGATGCAACGGAAGCGACCGCCACTGCGGAATGCCCCGCAAAGGTGCAGGAAGTGCTGGACAGGATCAGCGAGTTCACGCTGCTGGAGCTCTCCGAGCTTGTGAGCGCGTTTGAGAAGCGGTTCGGCATCACCGCCGCCGCCCCGGTGGCCATGGCCGCCATGGCCCCGGGTGCCGCCGCGGCGGAGGCCGAGGAAGACGCCGAGCCCTCGTCGTTCAAGGTCGTCCTGAAGGGCTTCGGCGACAACAAGATCCAGGTCATCAAGGCCGTTCGCGCCGTCACCAATCTGATGCTGAAGGAAGCGAAGGCTGTGGTCGAGGAAGTGCCCTCCACCCTGAAGGAAGGCCTGTCCAAGGAGGAAGCCGAGAAGTGCGTTGCCTCGCTGGTCGAGGCCGGTGCTGAGGCGGAGATTCAGCCCGAGTAG
- a CDS encoding 50S ribosomal protein L1: MPRTSRRYRESQTHVESGRLYTLTDALAALKTMAPARFDETVECAVKLGIDPRHSDQQVRGSFSLPHGTGKTRVVAVFAEGERAEAARAAGADVVGSDDLIEKVQGGFTDFDVALASPDMMGRIGRLGRVLGPRGLMPSPKAGTVREDVGEAVKEFKGGRIEFRNDATGNIHVPVGKVSFSVEALAENVRAVLDQLVRSKPPAAKGRYIQKVYVSSTMNPALQVEAGSSAPGAN, translated from the coding sequence ATGCCGCGCACGAGTCGCAGATACAGGGAATCGCAGACGCACGTCGAGAGCGGCCGCCTCTACACGCTCACGGACGCGCTGGCCGCGCTGAAGACCATGGCGCCGGCGCGGTTCGACGAGACCGTGGAGTGCGCCGTGAAGCTGGGCATTGACCCGCGCCACAGCGACCAGCAGGTTCGAGGCAGCTTCAGCCTGCCGCACGGCACCGGCAAGACGCGCGTGGTGGCCGTCTTCGCAGAAGGCGAACGGGCCGAGGCCGCCCGGGCCGCCGGGGCCGACGTGGTCGGCTCCGACGACCTGATCGAGAAGGTCCAGGGCGGGTTCACCGACTTCGACGTGGCGCTGGCCAGCCCGGACATGATGGGGCGCATCGGTCGGCTGGGCCGCGTGCTCGGCCCCCGCGGCCTGATGCCTTCGCCCAAGGCCGGCACGGTCCGCGAGGACGTCGGCGAGGCCGTCAAGGAGTTCAAGGGCGGGCGCATCGAGTTCCGAAACGACGCGACCGGGAACATCCACGTGCCGGTCGGCAAGGTGTCCTTCTCCGTCGAGGCGTTGGCGGAGAACGTCCGCGCCGTGCTGGACCAGCTCGTGAGGTCCAAGCCGCCGGCGGCCAAAGGCCGGTACATTCAGAAGGTCTACGTCAGCTCGACCATGAACCCCGCGCTGCAGGTCGAGGCGGGTTCGTCAGCACCGGGAGCAAACTGA
- a CDS encoding 50S ribosomal protein L10, with amino-acid sequence MPQQVKELMLKELTEEFRDIRRTGCVVVGYHGMKADESRLVRQEARRQGSRMMVVKNSLFARAASDLGACGLSSLLDGPTAVVQGPSAVEAARAAQAMARACAALEVRGVYVDGQVLGPEGVRKLADIPNRETLLSMFAGALMAPLRRLAGGLLDRPRALLNVLEQMKDRKAGGSADSQRE; translated from the coding sequence ATGCCCCAGCAAGTCAAGGAACTGATGCTCAAGGAACTGACCGAGGAGTTCCGCGACATTCGGCGCACGGGGTGCGTCGTCGTGGGCTACCACGGCATGAAGGCCGACGAAAGCCGCCTGGTCCGTCAGGAAGCGCGGCGTCAGGGCAGCCGGATGATGGTGGTGAAGAACTCGCTGTTCGCCCGGGCGGCCAGCGATCTGGGTGCCTGCGGCCTGAGCAGCCTGCTGGACGGCCCCACCGCCGTCGTGCAGGGCCCCAGCGCGGTGGAGGCCGCGCGAGCCGCCCAGGCGATGGCCAGGGCCTGTGCTGCGCTGGAGGTGAGGGGCGTCTACGTCGACGGCCAGGTGCTGGGCCCCGAGGGCGTTCGCAAGCTGGCCGACATACCCAACCGCGAGACGCTTCTGAGCATGTTCGCCGGCGCCCTGATGGCGCCGCTGCGTCGGCTGGCCGGCGGCCTGCTGGACAGGCCCCGGGCGCTCCTGAACGTGCTGGAGCAGATGAAGGACCGCAAGGCCGGAGGAAGTGCGGATTCGCAGCGGGAGTGA
- the rplK gene encoding 50S ribosomal protein L11, with product MAKKKQPTAVVKVLVTGGQANPAPPLGPTLSQHRVSISEFISKFNERTRDQMGVPLPAIVYVYRDGSFDFEVKTPPASYLIKRAAGVVQGSGAAGRTSAGTITRSALRQIAEQKMTDLNTDDVEAAMHVIEGTARSCGVQVVDD from the coding sequence ATGGCAAAGAAGAAGCAGCCGACCGCCGTGGTGAAGGTGCTGGTGACCGGAGGGCAGGCGAACCCCGCTCCGCCTCTCGGCCCTACCCTCAGCCAGCACCGCGTGAGCATTTCGGAGTTCATCAGCAAGTTCAACGAACGCACCCGCGACCAGATGGGCGTGCCGCTGCCGGCGATCGTCTATGTCTACCGGGACGGGTCGTTCGATTTCGAGGTCAAGACGCCGCCGGCGTCCTATCTGATCAAGCGCGCCGCCGGGGTCGTTCAGGGATCCGGCGCCGCGGGGCGCACCTCGGCCGGGACCATCACGCGCAGCGCGTTGCGGCAGATCGCCGAGCAGAAGATGACGGACCTGAACACCGACGACGTGGAGGCCGCCATGCACGTCATCGAGGGGACCGCCCGGAGCTGCGGCGTCCAGGTCGTAGACGACTGA
- the nusG gene encoding transcription termination/antitermination factor NusG gives MTDTAHEPENAAAEARWFVLRVQSNREESVRVNLGKLLELEKVRDRVPQILVPTEAITEVRGGKRHVVQRKLYPGYVIVQVVVDEQGTIPQDLWQLIRETGGVGDFIGAEKPWPMSDGEVARILGQTEEVQEEAPKLKIDLKEGQMIQIKEGPFKSVEGYVEEVNPASGKVKVVINIFNRATPVELEYWQVQVL, from the coding sequence ATGACCGACACGGCACATGAGCCGGAGAATGCGGCCGCCGAAGCGCGATGGTTCGTTCTGCGCGTGCAGAGCAACCGTGAGGAGAGCGTGCGCGTCAACCTCGGCAAGCTGCTCGAGCTGGAGAAGGTCCGCGACCGCGTCCCCCAGATCCTCGTGCCGACCGAGGCCATTACCGAGGTGCGGGGGGGCAAGCGCCACGTCGTCCAGCGCAAGCTCTACCCGGGCTACGTGATCGTGCAGGTCGTCGTGGACGAGCAGGGGACCATCCCGCAGGACCTGTGGCAGTTGATCCGCGAGACCGGCGGGGTCGGCGACTTCATCGGGGCCGAGAAGCCCTGGCCGATGTCGGACGGCGAGGTGGCCCGGATCCTCGGGCAGACCGAGGAGGTCCAGGAAGAGGCCCCGAAGCTGAAGATCGACCTGAAAGAGGGGCAGATGATCCAGATCAAGGAGGGCCCCTTCAAGAGCGTCGAGGGATACGTCGAAGAGGTGAACCCTGCCAGCGGGAAGGTCAAGGTCGTCATCAACATCTTCAACCGGGCAACACCGGTCGAACTGGAATACTGGCAGGTGCAGGTGCTGTGA
- the rpoB gene encoding DNA-directed RNA polymerase subunit beta, producing the protein MDIRNFSKVGAVMDVPDLTSIQRDSYREFLQLDVPPDRREDVGLQHILGEVFPIVNEAKRIRLDLVNYRLGKPRYMPEQCLQLRLTYGRPFYVRVRLTKEDEVIEEDVYLGEMPIMLGGGEFIINGAERVIVTQLHRSPGCDFSREIVGDRSLHACRIIPQRGSWLEMEVNRRDSLACQLDQSGKIPATLVLRALSPDRATDEAILGIFYQIETVRFTQGTAGSKLRDRVSAGAVTAADGELTLVEAGERITEEAAQQLAQAGRKSLRVLPTGFDPLILNTLAEDRSYDHESAVKELYGKLRPGTPFTYEKARQTIWEKFFDPNRYQLGAVGRFRMNRKFNDEVPVEQQTLRPDDIVNAIRYMMALREGHGHADDIDHLGNRRVRTIGELAADQLRKGFLKMQRTVQDRINLKDPKGFTPRNLINSKTVSAAINFFFGRSELSQIVDQTNPLSQLTNERRLSALGPGGLNRKRAGFDVRDVHISHYGRICPIETPEGTNIGLITSLGLYATVDEFGFLVTPYRVVRDGQPTDEIRLLRADEEEDAYIAPADARLEDHKGTDTVKVRHRGDLIETRARDIQYADVSPQQIVGVSASLIPFLEHSDANRALMGSNMQRQAVPLLRCEPPLVATGAEKPVAANSGMVVVAEAPGTVTFADSTRVVVDSKAYRLRKFRGLNQKTCLNQRPVVRVGQKVKTGDVLADGAATKGGELALGRNVMVAFMPWEGYNFEDALLISESLLEDDAYTSFHIEVFEAEIRETKLGKEEFTRDIPNVSDQQLRNLDASGIILEGTWVAPGDILVGKVAPKSRSELTPEEKLLYAIFGKAGEDVKNDSLVVPPGADGVVVETQKFSRRSYLSEQEQEEVNERSDAINAEYGRKIAALFAEATAAMEREIGRSLVDTRSGRAFEVTQTMDWEEVLELEEQFEPGVMEFEGARDSARIARIYEPYADQIEELKAERDGQLVEFISGDELPSGVLEMVKVYIATKRKLSVGDKMAGRHGNKGVIAKILPREDMPFLADGTPVDVVLNPLGVPSRMNVGQILETHLGWAARVLGFQAVTPVFDGASEEEIRACLREAGLPEDGKTVLYDGRTGEPFHQRVTVGHMYIMKLGHLVDDKVHARATGPYSLITQQPLGGKARSGGQRFGEMEVWALEAYGAAHILQELLTVKSDDIEGRTKIYESMVKGENVLEAGVPVAFEVLCNEIKGLCLNIRLEKEGI; encoded by the coding sequence ATGGACATCCGCAACTTCTCCAAGGTCGGGGCGGTCATGGACGTGCCTGACCTGACCAGCATCCAGAGGGATTCCTACAGGGAATTCCTGCAGCTGGATGTGCCGCCGGATCGCCGCGAGGATGTCGGCCTGCAGCACATACTGGGCGAGGTGTTCCCGATCGTGAACGAGGCGAAGCGCATCCGCCTCGACCTCGTCAACTACCGCCTGGGCAAGCCGCGCTACATGCCCGAGCAGTGCCTGCAACTGCGGCTCACCTATGGCCGGCCCTTCTACGTGCGCGTGCGCCTCACCAAGGAAGACGAAGTCATCGAGGAAGACGTCTACCTGGGCGAGATGCCCATCATGCTCGGCGGCGGCGAGTTCATCATCAACGGGGCCGAGCGGGTCATCGTCACTCAGCTTCACCGTTCGCCCGGGTGCGACTTCTCCCGCGAGATCGTCGGCGACCGTTCCCTCCATGCCTGCCGCATCATCCCCCAGCGGGGAAGCTGGCTGGAGATGGAGGTCAACCGGCGGGATTCGCTGGCGTGCCAGCTCGACCAGAGCGGCAAGATCCCCGCCACCCTCGTGCTGCGGGCGCTGAGCCCGGACCGGGCCACCGACGAGGCGATCCTCGGCATCTTCTACCAGATCGAGACCGTCCGGTTCACCCAGGGGACCGCCGGGTCGAAGCTCAGGGACCGTGTCAGCGCCGGGGCCGTGACTGCTGCGGACGGCGAACTGACCCTCGTCGAGGCCGGCGAGCGGATCACCGAAGAAGCCGCCCAGCAACTGGCCCAGGCCGGCCGCAAGAGCCTGCGCGTGCTCCCGACCGGGTTCGATCCCCTGATCCTCAACACCCTGGCCGAAGACCGCAGCTACGACCACGAATCGGCCGTCAAGGAACTCTACGGCAAGCTCAGGCCCGGCACGCCGTTCACCTACGAGAAGGCGCGCCAGACCATCTGGGAGAAGTTCTTCGACCCGAATCGCTATCAGCTCGGCGCCGTCGGTCGGTTCCGCATGAACAGGAAGTTCAACGATGAGGTCCCCGTCGAGCAGCAGACCCTGCGCCCGGACGACATCGTCAACGCCATCCGCTACATGATGGCCCTCCGCGAGGGGCATGGGCACGCCGACGACATCGACCACCTGGGCAACCGGCGCGTGCGCACAATCGGCGAACTGGCCGCCGACCAGCTCCGCAAGGGCTTCCTGAAGATGCAGCGCACCGTGCAGGACCGCATCAACCTGAAGGACCCCAAGGGGTTCACGCCCAGGAACCTGATCAACAGCAAGACGGTGAGCGCGGCGATCAACTTCTTCTTCGGCCGCAGCGAGCTGTCGCAGATCGTCGACCAGACCAACCCCCTGAGCCAGTTGACCAACGAACGCCGCCTGAGCGCCCTCGGACCGGGCGGGCTGAACCGGAAGCGGGCCGGCTTCGACGTGCGCGACGTTCACATCAGCCACTACGGGCGGATCTGCCCGATTGAGACCCCAGAAGGCACGAACATCGGCCTGATCACCTCCCTGGGGCTCTACGCCACGGTCGACGAGTTCGGGTTCCTGGTCACCCCCTACCGCGTGGTCAGGGACGGGCAGCCGACCGACGAGATTCGTCTGCTGCGGGCCGATGAGGAGGAAGACGCCTACATCGCGCCGGCCGATGCCCGCCTGGAGGACCACAAGGGGACCGACACGGTCAAGGTGCGGCACCGGGGAGACCTGATCGAGACGCGCGCGCGCGACATCCAGTATGCCGACGTCTCTCCCCAGCAGATCGTGGGCGTCAGCGCCAGCCTGATCCCCTTCCTGGAGCACAGCGACGCGAACCGCGCCCTGATGGGGTCGAACATGCAGCGCCAGGCCGTGCCGCTTCTGCGGTGCGAGCCGCCCCTGGTGGCGACCGGCGCGGAGAAGCCCGTCGCCGCCAACTCCGGCATGGTCGTCGTGGCCGAGGCCCCGGGCACGGTGACCTTTGCGGACAGCACGCGGGTCGTGGTCGACAGCAAAGCCTACCGGCTTCGCAAGTTCCGCGGGCTGAACCAGAAGACATGCCTGAACCAGCGGCCGGTCGTCCGGGTGGGGCAGAAGGTCAAGACGGGCGACGTGCTGGCCGACGGCGCCGCCACCAAGGGCGGCGAACTCGCCCTGGGCAGGAACGTCATGGTCGCCTTCATGCCCTGGGAGGGCTACAACTTCGAGGACGCGCTGCTGATCAGCGAGAGCCTGCTGGAAGACGACGCCTACACGTCGTTCCACATCGAGGTGTTCGAGGCGGAGATCCGCGAGACCAAGCTGGGCAAGGAGGAGTTCACCCGGGACATCCCCAACGTGTCCGACCAGCAGCTCCGCAACCTCGACGCCTCGGGCATCATCCTGGAGGGCACGTGGGTCGCCCCGGGCGACATCCTGGTCGGCAAGGTCGCGCCCAAGAGCCGCAGCGAACTGACGCCGGAGGAGAAGCTGCTCTACGCCATCTTCGGCAAGGCCGGCGAGGACGTCAAGAACGACTCGCTCGTCGTGCCTCCCGGCGCGGACGGCGTCGTGGTCGAGACGCAGAAGTTCAGCCGCCGGTCCTACCTGAGCGAGCAGGAGCAGGAGGAGGTCAACGAGAGGTCCGACGCGATCAACGCCGAGTACGGCCGCAAGATCGCGGCCCTGTTCGCCGAGGCGACCGCGGCGATGGAGCGGGAGATCGGCCGGTCCCTGGTCGATACCCGCAGCGGGCGGGCCTTCGAAGTGACCCAGACGATGGACTGGGAGGAGGTGCTCGAACTGGAGGAGCAGTTCGAGCCCGGCGTGATGGAGTTCGAAGGCGCGCGGGACAGCGCGCGGATCGCGAGGATCTACGAGCCCTACGCCGACCAGATCGAGGAACTGAAGGCGGAGCGCGACGGCCAGTTGGTCGAGTTCATCAGCGGCGACGAACTGCCCAGCGGCGTGCTCGAGATGGTGAAGGTCTACATCGCCACCAAGCGGAAGCTCTCGGTCGGCGACAAGATGGCGGGGCGCCACGGCAACAAGGGCGTCATCGCCAAGATACTGCCCCGCGAGGACATGCCGTTCCTGGCCGACGGGACGCCGGTGGACGTGGTGCTGAACCCGCTGGGTGTGCCGAGCCGCATGAACGTCGGGCAGATACTGGAGACCCACCTCGGCTGGGCCGCCAGGGTGCTCGGGTTCCAGGCCGTCACGCCCGTCTTCGACGGCGCCTCCGAGGAGGAGATCCGGGCCTGCCTGCGCGAGGCCGGGCTGCCCGAAGACGGCAAGACGGTGCTCTACGACGGCCGCACCGGGGAGCCGTTCCATCAGAGGGTCACCGTCGGGCACATGTACATCATGAAGCTCGGACACCTGGTGGACGACAAGGTCCATGCGCGGGCCACCGGGCCCTACAGCCTCATCACGCAGCAACCGCTCGGCGGGAAGGCGCGCAGCGGCGGCCAGAGGTTCGGAGAGATGGAGGTCTGGGCCCTGGAAGCGTACGGCGCCGCGCACATCCTGCAGGAGCTGCTCACGGTCAAGAGCGACGACATCGAGGGCCGCACGAAGATCTACGAGTCCATGGTCAAGGGCGAGAACGTGCTCGAGGCCGGTGTCCCCGTCGCCTTCGAGGTGCTGTGCAACGAGATCAAGGGGCTGTGCCTGAACATCCGCCTGGAGAAGGAAGGCATATAG
- the secE gene encoding preprotein translocase subunit SecE translates to MAAYRPEQGVYARFVAGAAALLLALFASVRVYQELYEAESTVALFGADVPVSAVWASVLFIILAALTFVFTYGVHTGFKALDRTSRALIDLLIDTQMELSKVSWPGSDVLIRSTSAVLISIVLLGVFLVGVDSLVASALRFLGVLP, encoded by the coding sequence TTGGCTGCCTACCGACCCGAACAGGGAGTCTACGCGCGGTTTGTTGCCGGCGCAGCGGCGCTGCTGCTGGCCTTGTTCGCCAGCGTGCGCGTCTACCAGGAGCTGTACGAAGCCGAGTCGACGGTGGCCCTGTTCGGCGCCGATGTGCCCGTCTCGGCCGTGTGGGCGTCCGTGCTGTTCATCATCCTGGCCGCCCTCACGTTCGTGTTCACCTACGGGGTACACACGGGGTTCAAGGCCCTGGACAGGACGAGCCGTGCCCTGATCGACCTGCTCATCGACACCCAGATGGAGCTGAGCAAGGTCTCATGGCCGGGCTCCGACGTGCTGATTCGATCCACGTCTGCGGTGCTCATCTCGATCGTCCTGCTGGGTGTGTTCCTGGTGGGCGTGGACTCGCTGGTGGCCAGCGCCCTCCGTTTTCTGGGCGTGCTGCCTTGA
- the rpmG gene encoding 50S ribosomal protein L33, which produces MREHVTMECTECHRENYRTSNETRGGKRLELKKHCPQCRRHTVHRQKRK; this is translated from the coding sequence ATGCGCGAACACGTGACCATGGAATGCACCGAGTGCCACCGCGAGAACTACCGGACGTCGAACGAGACCCGCGGCGGCAAGCGGCTGGAGTTGAAGAAACACTGCCCCCAGTGCCGACGGCACACGGTCCATCGGCAGAAGCGCAAGTAG